The Humulus lupulus chromosome 7, drHumLupu1.1, whole genome shotgun sequence region CAattatttgttaattattttcTGCTTTAATTTAAAATCAGGAGTTTCCACCGGCAAGCAAGTTAGACCCTAAAGTGTATGGTAATCAAACTAGTAAAATTACTGAAGAACACATACAGAAGAACTTGGACGGGCTTGCTGTACATGAGGTGATGTTTGTAGTGATTTTTTTGCCATATATTTTCAAATGTAGCATGCAGTTATACTTATTTGATGTATTCTTGCTACTAATACTAATGCATTTTCAACATGATATGACTGTATAGGCACTCAAAAACAAGAGGTTATTTATATTAGATCTCCATGATTCATTCATGCCATACCTGAGAAGGATAAATACAACACCAACAAAGACTTATGCCACAAGGACACTCTTGTTTCTAAAAGATGATGGTACTTTGAGGCCCTTGGCTATCGAATTAAGCTTACCACATCCAAAGGGTGACCTGTATGGTTCAGTTAGCAAAGTATATACCCCAGCTGAAGAGGGCGTTGAAAGTACCATTTGGCAACTTGCAAAAGCTTATGTAGCTGTAAATGACTCTGGCTATCATCAGCTCATTAGTCACTGGTACGACTTTGGATGAAAGCTGGCATATACGTTTGTTTTAGTAGACAATTGATTTTAAATgtttttataattttcattgcCAGGTTGCATACACATGCCGTGATTGAGCCATTTGTGATAGTTACAAACAGGCAACTAAGCGTGGTCCACCCAATTTACAAACTCTTGCAACCTCACTTCCGGGACACTATGAATATAAATGCACTTGCTAGGCAGACTCTCATTAATGCCGATGGTATTCTGGAATTGACAGTTTTCCCAAGAAAGTATGCCATGGAGATGTCAGCAGTAATCTATAAGGATTGGGTTTTTCCTGAGCAAACCCTCCCAGCAGATCTTCTTAAGAGGTTTGTATTTCAAGCTTAGGTCATACTTTAAAAAAATCTTGTTTCGGGGTTTGTTAATAAACAAAAGTTAGAAATGCATATTCGATTGGGAAAGAATGTTAAGCAAATACTTTCAAGTATAAAAGTATAACAAATATATCAAATTGTACTTAAAAGTTTAGAAAACATCTTTTGAAGCAGAAATGTTGTATTTAACATTACTATGCCTTGGGCTTTATACAGAGGAGTGGCAGTCAAGGATCCAAATTCTCCACATGGTCTTCGCTTGCTGATACAGGACTACCCATATGCTGTTGATGGGCTTGAGATCTGGTCTGCAATCAAATCATGGGTTGCAGAGTACTGCTCTTACTACTACAAGACTGATGATGTCATCCAGAATGACTCGGAACTTCAAGCATGGTGGACAGAACTTGTAGAGGTGGGTCATGGAGACAAGAAAAATCAGCCCTGGTGGCCTAAAATGCAAACCCGTGAAGAGCTAGTAGAATCATGCACCACAGTGATATGGATTGCTTCTGCTCTCCATGCAGCAGTCAACTTTGGGCAGTACCCTTATGCAGGGTACTCTCCAAACCGCCCTACAACAAGTCGTCGGTTCATGCCTGTTATGGGTACTCCAGAATATGAGCAACTTCGAACTGACCCAGAAAAGGGTTTCTTGGAGACAATTACCGCAGAGCTGCAGACCCTCATCGGGATTTCCCTCATTGAGATTCTGTCGAGGCATACTTCAGATGAGGTCTACCTCGGGCAGACAGACACTCCCGAGTGGACAGCTGAAGCTGATGCCTTGCAAGCTTTTGAGAGGTTTGGAAAGAAACTTGCTGTAATTGGAGACAGAATTATGAGCCGGAACACTGATCCAAATTTGAAGAACCGAGTTGGGCCTGTCAAGTTTCCATACACTCTGTTGTATCCTACTAGTGAGAAAGGAATCACTGCCATGGGAATTCCTAACAGCGTCTCAATCTAAATGTTTTCTCCAGGCGTTCTTGTGAACTAGTCTTAATATCTGTCTTTTATTTTCCTTATTAGAAATTGTGTTTTACTTTTAGAATGTCTCGATCAAGGTTAGATTTTATGAATAAGAGCACATGTCACCACAAACGCCCAAAGTTTTGGTATTACATTTGCTGAATAATTTGTATCGAGCATAATGCTTCATGATGTAAGAACTTCCCCAACTAAATTATATATCTTGACGGCATTTGTTATGACAAAAATGCCTTGAACTTTGGACACAAAACTTTGGTATTTCTACTAAATGGCATCGAATTTGATCTTCTTGTGATGAGAACTAATAAAAAAGATTATGGGATAGCATGCTGTGATTGATCCATTTGAGATAGCATCATGCAAGTGCCAATTCATAAACTCTTCCaccttttttatattttttttttcttctttcttttttctaaGAATTAAAATTACTTTATAGAAAGAGTGAAGATCAAAATGACCACATGAGCTTTGAGTTCTGCCTTCAATAATCGAATCTTATTTGTTTGTCCACAAACAAACCCCGCACCCTTTGACCCTTAAGTCCCACTATGAACATGAATGCACCAAATATATTTATCAGCTTATTTTTCTTGATAATTTTATCCCATCAACGTAGGCTAATGAGACTAATTTTTAATGACGAATTATTTATCAACAATAAACATGAGAGAGGTGATCAATTATTTATCACAATCTTAGAGGTTGagtgaaaaatatcattttgtcTCTATGTTTTTTTATGAATATGCCATTTGTCTTTGTGTTTTGTTGATTGACAATTTCGACCATCTATTTTACAAATGGATAAAAGTAGTATTCATGCctgatttttgttaaaatattttcaattataagattaaCTTTTGGGTCGTTGGAGATGAGATGAGTTCACAATAGTGGAGAAGGTAGTCGAGGAGCTGAGAATAAaagattatatttgaaaatattttaccAAAAATCTTATCTAAGGtattattttgatccattttgtaaaatacagagtttgaattgtcatttaacaaaataaagaGACCGATCGCATATTTAGGAAAAAACACATAATTTGACCATCTTAAAACCATATACCAAATATATCAACAATAATGAGAAGAAAATTGATCAATAGTATATGAGGTACCTGGTCGTAGAATTATTTAGTAATAGGCTATTTATGAATTTTGACCCTCGAACTATGACTAATACATTATTGTGCTACTTGATTTTTTCGAGTTGTTAAAAATTACTTCTGAATTATTCACATTGTTATAAACTGGGACTTCAATTAATTTTTATCATATGTGATTAACAGATTACTTATTTGGAAgagatttttttataaatacagaaatataaaaaaattaattcatttttacggtgatttaataattaatgcaTATATTTATAatctaaattttttaattaaaaaatacgaCTTCCTTTTCTCAAAGACTACCTCTGACGACAACTGATATTTGTAGCAACTTGAGCTTCGATCTTCAACAACAAATTGCTCCGTCAAATCTAAATCACCATATCAACCAAATTCAAattggaattaaaaaaaaaaatcaataaaatctgAGATCTAATACCAAACGTGAATCAATTTCTGCAACTATTTTGAGAAACCAGCCATTTCAATCTTGACAACCTCTGGAATGGTTGAAATACACTGTAAAATTGCTTTGGAGGGTTTTCTTTGAGAGGAGGCTCAAGGTGTTGGCTTGGCACTCGCCTAAGAAGGTCATTGAGGATTTTTAATTAGCTCTTTCAAGGCTTTTCTTTTGGGTTTATTCTTGCAAGGAGAATTATGACTATACTGAACATAAATTGAGTATTTTGAATTGAAGAAGTTGGGAATTCAAGATCATTGCTATGCTGAATGTAGTTATTCTGTGGAATTTTCCAAAATTGTGGGCTTTTCTGGTTGTAGATTCAGGCTCTACTACTTTTAGCATATGCATTTATGAGAGTTGGGAGGGACCAAACAATTCAGCTCAAACTTGTTCAAATATATGAACTTTAACTTGTTCTAATAAATTTCAAAGCCCTTACCCTTTTAGGGATATTGCATGTTCTCATGAAATATTTGATATCTAGTAATAAATATTATGTTCTTTGTTTGCACTTTGTCTCACGAACTAACACTTTTGAAAATTTATGATACCAAATAGTGTTAGAAGGGAGGTTGTGTTACAAATTTCATTTCAAAGTTAATGAGTTGTAGTGAAAGTACCATATAACTGCATAGGATATCAAATTCATTAGCAAGCATTCTCACATGTTGCAATCCTAGTATACTTGATGTTGCTCCAAAGAATAGTCCTAATACACAGatgtgaaattttaaaatatttagttCCTTTAAGAACATTATGATACTCATTCTTAGATCAGATTGTATTTGGATTGGTTACTACTGTAATAAAATAATGAGCTTGTTGGTAGTGGATGATGGTCTTTGATGAGTTGCTTTTGCATTCTCAAGTGGAAAATTTGAAATTCTATTTACTCGTTTAGTGTTGACATATGCTGCCATGTAAGGTAGTATATATTAGTATTTATCTCTAGTTTAACTTTAAGTAATAACTCTCTTTCTCCTTAGAATTGTCTTAAACTACAAGATCTTGCTCTTGCAAATTTTTATGGTCCTTGTTTAGTTCAGCAGGTTCATTCACATACCTTTATTTCTACTTTATCTAGACTTGTAGAATCTCATGCCTTATGTCAAAATTCTCCAAATTGTAGGGTTTTTTAGTTTAGAAATCCTATTAGAGAAACATGACAACTTGACATGTTCTCATTAGCTATAATGCATCTTCTTTATAAACGTTCTTAGGCATCATCcatcattactcaataaatctttGTTGCTAATAATACTCTACAAACCAACTTACCTTTGAATATCTTGGAGGGAGAAGAAGCTATTGATTTTCCtatatgtttattatgatttTTAGTAACAAGATGTTTCAATAACATGCACACATAGCTAGGATTTCATAGCTTTGATCAATAGGGAATGGGGCGTGAATAGCGACATATGGAAGCTCACCACCGACTACAATTAGGTCCACAACCACAAGGACCACCAACCATAATGTAATCTATTAAGACCTCATCTAGATATTGGTGCGAATTACCAAATAAGTACTTTGAAAATTCCACAAGCACCAACAACCACAATGTAATTTGCAAATGAGTTTTTTAAGATTGCAGAGGTTGCCATGAGTTGCATTAAGATGCATTGGTATCGCATgaacttgcatttgaggttgcagtggGTTCCATTAGATTGCATTGGCTTGAATTTGAGGTTGCAGTTGGTTGCAATGGCTTGCATTTGAGGTCAGTGGATTCAAGAGTTGCATAAGGATGAAATTAGCATATTAGTTTATTAAAGTTGCATTAGATTGCATTTGAGATTGTAGTGGGTTGCTTTAGTTAAAGTGGTTGCATTTGAGATTGAAATGGGTTGCATCAGTTGCACAAGGATAAAATCTgcaaataagtttttttttatttttatatatatatatagttgtttTAGGTTGCATGAAGTTGTATTGGGCTTGCATTTCAGGTTGCAGTGAGTTTCTTGAGTTGCATAAAAATGAAATTAACATATGAGTTTTTTTAAGTTGTCATTGGTTGCATTAAGTTGCATGAGGTTGCATTTGAAGTTGTAGTGAGTTGCATTATTTGCATAAAGATAAAATTTGCAAATGAATTGTTTTTAAAGTTGCTTTAGGTTGTAGATGGTGCGAAGGTTGCCATCCACGTGGGGTTGCATTAGGAATGCATGGTCTTGTATTTGAGGTTGCAGTGGATTGTATTAGGTTGTATtgacttgcatttgaggttgcagttTATTGAATtggcttgcatttgaggttgcatgaGTTGCAAAAGAATGAAATTAACATATCAGTTTTTTAAAGTTGCATtggcttgcatttgaggttgcttCAGTTGCATAAGAATGAAATGAGCATACGATTTTTTTAAAAGTTGTCATTGGTTGTATTGAGTTGCATGAGGTTGCATTTGAGTTTTCAGATTGGGATTATAAGGTTGTACGAGGTTGCAGTCGGTTGCGTTTGCTTGGATTTGAGGTTGCATGAGTTGCATAAGGATCAAATTaggatattaattttttaaaaagtttcattgAGTTTCTTTTCAGATTGTAGTGGGTTGCTTTAAGCTGCATTGGATTTGCATTTTAGGTTGTAGTGTGTTGTGCATTAGTTGCACAAGGATGAAATTTATAAATAAGTTTGTTAAAAGTTTCTTTAGGTTGCATGGAGTTGCATTGAGCTTGTATTTGAGCTTGCAGTGAGTTTCCTGAGAATGAAATCAACATATGAGTTTTTTTAAGTTATCATTGGTTGCATTGAGTTGCACGGGGTTGCATGTGAGTTCTTAGATTGggaatattaatttaaaaatatcaacaagatttttttttaataaaaagaaacAAATTGATCATTACAACAATAAAGGAAAACATAAAAACACTATCAAGTAACTTAAATTATTCAATACAaaaaacttaaaatcaaagcaAATAACTAATAATATTCACTAAAACACTACTACTGTCATCTTAATTGCTTCTACAGTGTTAACAAAAGTTTGCATAGCCTCCTCCAATGTTATGTTAGGCGAACTATCCAAAATAGACTCATAGGGAATAATTTTTGCAACTTGTGCAGCTTCTTTGGCATCATTTTCAACCTCTATTGCAAAATCTGCAACCTTTGAAACCTGAGGTGCAAACTCTTTAGAAATATTTGGAACCTTTGGAACTTGAGGTGCAACCTCTGTTAGAACATTTGTAACCTCAGTTGCAAAATCTGCAGCCTTTCAAACATGTGGTGCAAATTTTATTGCAAAATCTGCAACCTTTGGAACCTGAGGTGcatcataaacataaaacatagaaataaataagttatatatatttattctaaaaaatagaaaataacactaaacattattgttgacgcggttcttcgccaacagataattatacgaataaacaggatggattagtgtgaattagtgaaccgtaatatgaaaatagtttAATTCTAGACTTGGGAAATTAATAacatgggaaggtgatcactcctttctttttaggtggttcgaaggttaaaatccctatagtccaccagtcaatattattgatatctcttgactatttcttacagagtgtttctttacaaaaatatcccAACCCCCTGCAATGCCCAGggttttggtatttatagggagaggatacctgggttggcaaaaggggtcatcccgtgacctctttaCCCTCCATGTCATCtttgtgacactgatgattaattcctaaaacctgacagtgaagtgtggtctaatcaataggtaaggagggataatgggccgcatggcccaaaccagtcgtgggatgtctgaatatgcacgtttatactgcgtgcccgagaattcaggaatggaatagacacgtgatgtctgatatatgcatgtttacattgcgtggttatCTTTACAAGGGTTCGGGTGTCAGACCTATGCCGCATCACGAGCTTGATGTAGAGCCAtctcgtgatatccataccgtTGACCCACTGCCTTTGAGTGAActgctaactctctaatcagcttgGACTGGACAGGTGGAAACCCGTAataacagctccgggtggacgatttactcGTGgcggatcgaattaggcccttttctagctcacCAATAGCTCACGGATATTTAGGGAgtacatttaccccccaagcccctgctcgtgatccATGACGTCATCTGCGACCTTCACAATGGGAGTTTTTAAGTTTCCTTTTCGACTCTCCATGTCTCGTCCACTGCGCAGGTATCGTACACGTGGAGCGCCGTGGATGGCGACTGTCCGACTtctgagaattgcattaaatggcctagcctatcttcagcCGTTgtttcgcctctcgagttatgaccctcgtatctcgcattaatgcgATCAAACAGTCCTCGTTCTTTtacctcttacgtatatataaggttggccaccttccgcattagccaccctttatttgaaaaaatttcctcCTCTTCTCTCCTTTTTATCCCCAGAAGTATTTCTTCTTCCGGTTATCATCCCAAAGATCCCTACGCTCTCGCCATAAGAGTTTATGCACCAGTCCAGCTTTAAGGATTCCACTAGGACTCCGATTCCTACGCTTTTTACGGCTTCCATACGGAAAATACaatgtaagtcctctgcctgttgcatgCTTTGTGTTGCGAAATTTATAAGCTATGCAAGTGcccacagtcgcaatttgtaataatatggtaaagaaaccaagtatcgtcctcaaggactgaattatcaattaccagtcaattaatttctctttctatttgatcaattaaaattcttgatttttgtagacacaacaaaagaaactataaagttcagaatcaataattgaaaattaaatggaataacaactaatagtaaaaccTTTGATTTAACCACTGAAGAAATAATTAGGatgtttaatctcatcaactatcctccctatcattccctaatgcaaagtactgagttcttcttctttttgcctaattcaattaacaagttgatacagcagcctataatcatactatgaattataaactcaacctaggtgacaatttcctatattcctatggtaaattgaaccacaaaggtagcattaatcttgacaacttaataaacagttacacaattaatatggatactttcgttccaaattagaattatgtccaatataaccacagcagattcaaatctcacttctcagattttgatttaaaaacatatatatatatatatatgactatagatggccaatcgataatcaatctataagaacaggttatatggaattgaagaagattgaagaagaagaaaattgaaattgcattagttcataatagggattcaagtgatttaattaaaaatcctaaatagaaaattagttcataattatAATACTAATCACAacgaaaattaaagataacatcagaaagtagaagaaaaacatgtagattgaaatctccaagccttcagccttcaagcaaAAACCACTCCCAAATCCGTACGTcccttcttctctctttttcgccttataaaaacctaagGTTCAGTTTTTAAAAGAGGCGGGCCACGGCTCTACATGCACCATGTCGCGGCCTGTGTCTAAATTCCTGGGCGATTTGTtctctccatgccgcggccctagtcagccatgccgcgacccgtgtctaaGATTTATGGGttgatgcccatctatgccgcggccctctttagccatgccgcggcccgtggttctccttcaaaacaatggttctgtttcaccagctagccgcggctctattttgctcatgccgtggctcttaaggaatttctcaatttttcaagattttatcccaaaaattcaccaacacttccaaatcatgttgagattcatcctttcttgaaatatgttgaaaaacttggttatttcttccctttctttgacattttcctccaagtactcaattcttcctgatattaaCAAAGACAACCAAACAAAGCATAaaaccgcactaaatgaaagaaaaatgagataaaagGCTACTTAAAATATCActtaaacatgacaaaaactagactcaacaaactcccctaaacttaacatttactcgccctcgagtaaagattgACCTAAGACttgaaataaaacaaaacacaaataaTAAAGACTCCACTTTTTCCACAACACACTGTCATCAATTGCGAAATAACACATGCGATTTTCAACAAGAATTTCAGTATAATCACTCTCACAATTACCCCAGATGCCTCAGTTGGAAATTTGAATATGAGTTGTAAATAACAAAATGAGCAATTAGAATACATCATACATATTTTACTCTTTCAACAATCCACTCaccaaaattcaatatgcttgcatACTTGCATTTCTCCACTAATGTTAACAACACATGTTTTGCAATCAATAGGACTTTTAAGGTTCATGCATTTTTGGCTTAGGTAAAAGTAGATAAAAAGACATTTAGGATTCATTATACCATAAGCAcctaaaaaaaatcaatcaaacaacccACATTGCGTTTCAAgatttcatcccaaaaattcactCATTTTTCAACGATTGAGACCTCATAACCAATACACCAACAtcactttatttattattatttttttttaagaacaCAAATTGAAACTGATGTACAGTGATGTTGCAAGTATTGTTACACTTTACACTTGTCTCATCCCGTGTACGAAAATCACATctcgcgctagattccctttTCTATCTTTAGGCCGCCTAtttaaactttcttcatctttgtttgtTAGGCGACTAGATGGGGCCCAGGAAGAACATACCTAAAAAGAGCGCTGCCGGTTCATCATCCCAGCAGGCTagcaaggggaaagagatagTCGCGGAATCTccaatcccccacttcggtcccacagtggagaaagaggtcgaggtgggacctgatgccttcttcgaggcagagaggatagtctcgaagattacgacccaagggagggtcaacaagatcctgctgtcccataacatcgaaattgggACAGGCGCCCTTGTTGCCTGACCTCCCCTTgagggcgagaggagctgcacgcccctCGATGAAGAGTtcacggcctggagcgacgaacacctcaaggctggggccttcctacctttggaccagtacttcgcagacTTTTTGAATTACGTgaggctggctcccttccaactgccccctaactcctaccgtctgctagtggggctgaggtacctcttcccgaagcatgagtgggaggtccctacaccagcggacatcctttatttcttctgcctcaaatcCAGCCtggatcaacgggggcgaggcgacgggttctactacctgacccatttTCCCAATTCTCCTACAgtcatcgagctacccagccaccccaacgacttcaaggaccagttctttatgtcgacggggtttcgcaactgcgatcaccactacttcaaccgtcctcgtaagttttttctatcctcagctcgcaaaatcgccacatttgctttatttcttttcatgtgtattaacttgaataccatcgtgcatccatttttgcgaggacggccaaatcggtgaccctcAGGGGTCAATATGAGGCCTTGGCGGGGCTtccaccaagtgaaaaagactaccgccagctcgtatcagatgagatgatgctggcgtgcaagttaatttctccaggtcagaccctggccttgaggaggtcgcaGTCTACCCCAGTAGCTCGCGAgttggcgcccatccccgaggggggTGCTGCGGACAATGACGAGCAGGAtgaggaagacgaggtgccgctcgtgcgtcGGAAGCGGGCTCTCGAGGTTGCCCAAGGGCTCGATGCGGATCGaatccagtccggggcagcagccggcccctccggccaaggtaacccatacttgtttagggacttagacagggtgTCGCAGACCTACGgattgctaggtttaacccaagccagcttGTACATCGTCATcaagatgacccagaccttaac contains the following coding sequences:
- the LOC133791481 gene encoding probable linoleate 9S-lipoxygenase 5: MESGKKMNGVVILTKRNILPMGLNDTTGSVVEPAAAAADILGPEVSLQLVSAVHEFVAGSGSKGNVGEPAYLEKLDASNIPTLSPRDSAFKVTFAKDEAIGVPGALIIKNSGTTEFYVKIITLVDVPGEGHLHFVCNSWVYPFTKYDYDRVFFTNKSYLPSETPEPLREYRGQELLNLRGDGAGERQEWDRVYDYAYYNDLGNPDKSSELARQTLGGSGNFPYPRRGRTGRPPTQTDPSCESRLNLARSLSIYVPRDERFNHVKMTDFLAYGLLSLAQGIVPALKSYFDETPGEFDSFQDVLELYRGGLKLPEALLDTIKKDVPSEMLQEIFRIDGGQFIKFPLPHVIKEDTSAWRTDEEFAREMVAGVNPLVIRRLEEFPPASKLDPKVYGNQTSKITEEHIQKNLDGLAVHEALKNKRLFILDLHDSFMPYLRRINTTPTKTYATRTLLFLKDDGTLRPLAIELSLPHPKGDLYGSVSKVYTPAEEGVESTIWQLAKAYVAVNDSGYHQLISHWLHTHAVIEPFVIVTNRQLSVVHPIYKLLQPHFRDTMNINALARQTLINADGILELTVFPRKYAMEMSAVIYKDWVFPEQTLPADLLKRGVAVKDPNSPHGLRLLIQDYPYAVDGLEIWSAIKSWVAEYCSYYYKTDDVIQNDSELQAWWTELVEVGHGDKKNQPWWPKMQTREELVESCTTVIWIASALHAAVNFGQYPYAGYSPNRPTTSRRFMPVMGTPEYEQLRTDPEKGFLETITAELQTLIGISLIEILSRHTSDEVYLGQTDTPEWTAEADALQAFERFGKKLAVIGDRIMSRNTDPNLKNRVGPVKFPYTLLYPTSEKGITAMGIPNSVSI